TATACCCCCTGTCTTTTTAAGACAGAGGGTGGACGTGTTTTTTTGCTTATGAAAATGGACATCAGACAAGCGGCGGCTTTTTTGAGTTTGCCGGTCAAAACTCTGGAAAGATGGATAGCTCAGGGATTCCTGCCCATACCGGCGGGCACAAGCAGTTCTCCCATATTTGATAAGAGCTGGCTTGCCAATTGGGCCAAAAGCAAAAATTTAAGCATCAGCCAAACATGCCAGGACGATCCCGCATGTCCCGCGCCTGCTCACAACCTGGTCCAGGCCATGCGCCGGGGCGGCGTGTTTAAGGATGTGGATGGCGGCACAGTGGACGAAGCCCTGACGCAGGCGGCGTCTCTTTCCCCCGTGACCAGCGATCATTTGCAGGCTTTCACCCAGCAGCTTTTGGAACGGGAGCGTTTATGCTCCACGGGGCAAGGCAAGGGGGTGGCTATTCCCCATGTCCGCAGCCAGACGGGAGATGCAGGGGCGGAAGCCTCGATCACCACCTGCTTTCTCAAGGAGCCGTTGGACTTCAACGCCATTGACGGCAAGCCCGTCACCACCCTTTTTCTTCTCATAAGCCCTTCGGTGGACGTTCACCTACGCCTTCTTTCGCGGCTTGCCTTTTGCCTGCGGGACGACTCTTTTGTAGAATTTCTGAATCAGCGCCCCACTCCGGAAGATTTGTTGGGAAAAGTGCAGGAACTGGAAGCCAAGGTGGCGGACTCCGGTTTATAGGTTAACCATGACGCCAAAAAACATAGCAGGCATGGCCAAACGACTGTTTTTTCTGCGCCATGAAAAGGTGGCGCTGCTTCTCGCAGGCGTCCTGGTGGGATGCTGCAGCGGCGTTGCCGCGGCCGGGCTAAGCTTCGCCATTGAGCATCTCTGGGAATTATGCGCCCACGCCAAGCATTATTGGTGGGTCTTCGTCCTGCCTGGCGTTGGGGCGGCCTTATCCTCTCTGTTTTTGAATAAAATCGTCCGGGAAGGCGCAGGGCATGGAGTGCCGGAAATTATATATGCAGTCTCCCGGCGTGGAGGGCTGCTTCGGTTTCGTTCCAGCTTTTCCCGGCTTGTCAGCAGTTGCCTGACCATCGGCAGCGGCGGCTCCGCCGGGCCGGAAGCCCCGGTGGTCATGAGCGGGTCGGCCATTGGCTCCAACATCGCCCAAAGGCTGGGATTTCCGGCCCGTCACAGGATCACTTTGGTGGGTTGCGGTGCGGCGGCGGCTATCGCGTCCATCTTTAACGCGCCCATCGCCGGAATAGTCTTTACCCTGGAAGTCGTATTGGGAGAGTGGACCGCCGTGAATGTCATCCCCATCGGCGTGGCCTCCGTGGCGGGCACCCAGGTGGGCCGGCTGCTGATGGGCAACAGCATTCGATTTTCCCACACCCATTTCAGTCCGGGGACCTGGGATATTGCGGCCGCGTTCGGATTGGCCCTGGCCACGGCCCTGATTTCCGTGGCTTTGTCCCGCATGATTCGAAGCAGCGGCAAGGTGTGGGGCAAGCTGCCTGCGTCCAAGATGAGCCGCGCCTTTGTGGGCGGCGCTTGCGTTGGTCTTGTGGGCTTGTTTTTCCCCCAGGTCCTGGGAGAAGGGTACAACCAGATTTACTCCCTGATTCACGGCCAATACAGCCCCGGCCTCATGCTGCTTTGCGCCATACT
This Desulfatibacillum aliphaticivorans DSM 15576 DNA region includes the following protein-coding sequences:
- a CDS encoding chloride channel protein gives rise to the protein MTPKNIAGMAKRLFFLRHEKVALLLAGVLVGCCSGVAAAGLSFAIEHLWELCAHAKHYWWVFVLPGVGAALSSLFLNKIVREGAGHGVPEIIYAVSRRGGLLRFRSSFSRLVSSCLTIGSGGSAGPEAPVVMSGSAIGSNIAQRLGFPARHRITLVGCGAAAAIASIFNAPIAGIVFTLEVVLGEWTAVNVIPIGVASVAGTQVGRLLMGNSIRFSHTHFSPGTWDIAAAFGLALATALISVALSRMIRSSGKVWGKLPASKMSRAFVGGACVGLVGLFFPQVLGEGYNQIYSLIHGQYSPGLMLLCAILGLKMLVTATTLGSGGSGGIFAPGLVVGSFTGVAYFRLLSLMFDVTPLAPEGCYALLGMAGIMGGMLQAPLTGLFLVVDITSGYEVILPLIVVSLVSSSVCRYFESDSFYLKDLKAEGGLIRPGTDERVLEDLQVSEVLEHNLIPLNNHMTLADLVGQVKSSQRNHFPVLDVKTSEFLGMIDLAKVRPYLFNRELYGTVLVVDIMDHFPPAVSPDERLTDVLELMDRIQAFSLPVISGKRFLGMVSKGTLLDHYRRELIVQTTY
- a CDS encoding PTS sugar transporter subunit IIA, which produces MKMDIRQAAAFLSLPVKTLERWIAQGFLPIPAGTSSSPIFDKSWLANWAKSKNLSISQTCQDDPACPAPAHNLVQAMRRGGVFKDVDGGTVDEALTQAASLSPVTSDHLQAFTQQLLERERLCSTGQGKGVAIPHVRSQTGDAGAEASITTCFLKEPLDFNAIDGKPVTTLFLLISPSVDVHLRLLSRLAFCLRDDSFVEFLNQRPTPEDLLGKVQELEAKVADSGL